The following coding sequences lie in one Zingiber officinale cultivar Zhangliang chromosome 2B, Zo_v1.1, whole genome shotgun sequence genomic window:
- the LOC122045356 gene encoding receptor-like cytoplasmic kinase 176 codes for MGNCWGTKIKAESPSQSAFASGVNSKQGSREGNTFSSSSSRFSVPPTPRSEDEILQSCNVKSFTFNELKIATRNFRPDSVLGEGGFGSVFKGWIDEHTYEPTKPGTGIVIAVKKLNQEGYQGHREWLTEVNYLGQLTHPNLVKLIGYCSEDEQRLLVYEFMQCGSLENHLFRRSSNFQPLSWNTRMKIALGAAKGLAFLHSDKAKVIYRDFKASNVLLDSNYNAKLSDFGLAKDGPTGDNTHVSTRVMGTHGYAAPEYLQTGHLTPKSDVYSFGVVLLEMLSGCRSLDRNRPIGQHHLVEWARPLLASKRKFFRVLDSRLGGQYPLHAAQNAAHLALRCLSGEANRPTMDQVVSALEEIQNVKDPRQTKGSEHKSSNHSMKNNHERPRPRSMEVPGNRKATYPRPSASPLYT; via the exons ATGGGGAATTGCTGGGGAACCAAGATCAAGGCGGAGAGTCCTTCTCAAAGCGCCTTTGCCTCAG GTGTGAACTCTAAGCAGGGTAGCCGTGAGGGCAACACGTTCAGTAGTTCTAGCAGCAGATTTTCAGTGCCTCCAACTCCTCGGAGCGAGGATGAGATTTTGCAGTCATGTAATGTAAAGAGTTTTACCTTCAATGAGCTGAAAATTGCCACTAGAAACTTCCGTCCAGATAGTGTCTTAGGCGAGGGAGGATTTGGCTCCGTTTTCAAGGGGTGGATTGATGAGCACACATACGAACCAACCAAGCCTGGAACTGGTATTGTCATTGCAGTGAAGAAGCTCAACCAGGAAGGATACCAAGGTCACAGGGAATGGTTG ACAGAGGTTAATTACTTGGGTCAATTAACTCATCCTAATCTTGTAAAGCTAATTGGATATTGCTCGGAGGATGAGCAACGGCTCCTTGTCTATGAGTTCATGCAATGCGGCAGCTTGGAGAATCATCTTTTTAGAA GGAGTTCAAACTTTCAACCACTATCTTGGAACACCCGTATGAAGATTGCTCTTGGGGCTGCTAAAGGACTTGCTTTTCTACATAGTGATAAAGCAAAAGTCATATATCGTGACTTTAAAGCCTCTAATGTGCTTCTGGACTCA AACTACAATGCAAAACTTTCAGACTTTGGATTGGCGAAAGATGGCCCAACTGGCGATAATACTCATGTCTCTACAAGGGTCATGGGTACCCATGGATATGCTGCCCCTGAATACCTTCAAACTG GTCATTTAACTCCCAAGAGCGATGTCTATAGCTTCGGAGTCGTCCTACTGGAAATGCTGTCTGGTTGCCGTTCCTTAGACAGGAACCGTCCTATTGGACAACACCATCTGGTCGAGTGGGCAAGGCCTTTACTAGCAAGCAAGCGAAAGTTTTTCCGTGTCCTGGATAGTCGATTGGGGGGACAGTATCCACTGCACGCCGCCCAAAATGCTGCGCATCTCGCCCTCCGGTGCCTATCCGGTGAAGCAAACAGACCAACCATGGACCAGGTGGTTTCTGCTCTAGAGGAGATTCAAAATGTTAAAGATCCCCGCCAAACCAAGGGTTCAGAACACAAATCAAGCAACCATAGCATGAAAAACAACCACGAACGGCCTCGGCCAAGAAGTATGGAAGTGCCCGGAAACAGAAAAGCTACTTATCCCCGGCCCTCGGCTTCCCCACTCTACACGTAG